The DNA segment CGGTTGCACCAGCATCGGGAACGACGGAGACGGCGGCGACGGCGGAAGCGGCGGGAGCGTCGACGACTGGCTCTCGGACACCGGCAACTACGACGGCGTCGTCGACAGGACCGGCGAGGACGCGGTCACCGTCGAGGTCGGCGCGAAGGGTAACAACGGCGCGAATGCGTTCGCGCCCGCCGCGATAGAGATCTCGCCCGGCACGGAGGTGACTTGGAAGTGGGTGAGCGGCTACCACAACGTCGTCGCCGAGAACGGCGAGTTCGACAGCGGGTCGCCCGAGCAGAACGCGACGTTCCGGCACACCTTCGAGTCGCCCGGGACGTCGCTCTACTACTGCGACCCCCACGAGTCGCTCGGCATGAAGGGCGCGGTCGTGGTCGCGGGCGGCGAGGACGCCGGAACCGCGACCGACGGGATGGGGTCGTCGTGACCGAGCGCACCGCCGGACGCGGGGGACTCACCCCTGAGCACTGGTGGACGCCCGGACGGACGAGAGCGGCCGGACTCGCCGGCATCCTCGGCGGCCTCGGCGCGACCGCGCTCTCGGTCGGTCGAAGCGGCGTCGGGATGGACCTCGGCGCGGTCAACGTGCTCTACCCCGTCGGCTACGTCCTGTTCGTGGCGACTCTGCTCGCGGCCGACGCCCGGTACGCGGACGAGTACCGCGGCCGCGGCCGAACCGTCGCTGGCCTCTTCGGCTTCGCGCTGGCGGCGTACGCACTCTCGGTCGTCGTCCTCGTGGCGGGTCGGGCGCTCTTCGGTACGCTGTTCGTCCCGCTCGGCGGTTTCGTCGGCGCGGCGTTCCTCGGCGCTCGACTGCTCGCGAGCGCCTACGGGGTCGTTCTCTGGGGCCGCACGGACGCGAATCGGCTGGCGGCCGGTCTGTTCGCCCTTACCTTCCCGGCCATCTTCCTGCTCGGACCGCTCGCGGTCGTCGGCCTCCCGGCGCTCTGGGTCGAGGGACCGCTCTACCTGGCATTCGTCGCGCTGGGCTACGACTGTTGGACGGCCGCCGGCGCCGGCGCGTCCGGCGGCGCAAGCGAGGTATCGGGATGACAGCGGTCGAGTCGAGCGACCGCGAAACCGGAACCCCGAGACGCGTCTCGTGGGCGCGCTACGGCTACGTCCTGACGGCGTGCGTCTTCGCCGTCTGCGTCCTCGCGCAGGCGTACATCGCCGGGATGGCGGTGTTCGTCGACCCCGCGAACTGGGCGTTCCACGTCTCGTTCGTCCACCTCTTCGAACCCCTGCTGGTCGTCCTGCTCGCGCTGGCCTTCCTGGGTCGGCTCTCCCGGTCGCTGAAACTGGTGCCGGTGGGGCTGTTCCTGTTGCTGGGCGTCCAGTACGCGACGGCCCACCAGTTCGGGTCGATGGTCGCCGCCATCCACCCGGCGAACGC comes from the Halorussus vallis genome and includes:
- a CDS encoding DUF6220 domain-containing protein codes for the protein MTAVESSDRETGTPRRVSWARYGYVLTACVFAVCVLAQAYIAGMAVFVDPANWAFHVSFVHLFEPLLVVLLALAFLGRLSRSLKLVPVGLFLLLGVQYATAHQFGSMVAAIHPANAAVIFAVALAATRRAWSAAGEARSAA
- a CDS encoding halocyanin domain-containing protein codes for the protein MNSERTDDERGFDSELTGGSTPDRRTVLRSLGSLAAAGLLAGCTSIGNDGDGGDGGSGGSVDDWLSDTGNYDGVVDRTGEDAVTVEVGAKGNNGANAFAPAAIEISPGTEVTWKWVSGYHNVVAENGEFDSGSPEQNATFRHTFESPGTSLYYCDPHESLGMKGAVVVAGGEDAGTATDGMGSS